The following is a genomic window from Parabacteroides johnsonii DSM 18315.
GATAATGATAAGGATCCGTTGCATTATTAGCCATCCAAGCATTAATGGTTTCCTGCGAATATTGCGAATAAGGATTAGAAGCGCCATCGTTCCATTTAATCTCATTTTGGACATTCATCCAATCAATCACATTTCCATTAGTCGGGCGTGTAGTCGGTTTGTCAATGGAATATTCATAATTATAATCTAAATTGAATTTATTCTCCTTGGCCCTCTTGGTCGTGATCAAAATGACACCCGCCGCAGCACGAGATCCATAAATAGAAGCCGATGCTGCATCTTTCAAAACACTCATAGTCTCTACGTCCGAAGCTACGACATCATTCAACGAACCTGGCACACCGTCAATAATAACAAGAGGATCATTGTTGGAAAGTGTCGTCACACCACGAACACGTATTGTTGCCGAACTACCGGGACCACCGGAAGAACGCGTCACCTCCACACCCGAAATCTGCCCTTGCATAGCCGTAGACAACATTTGAGTAGAACGTTCTGTCAAAGAGGCCCCTTTGACACTGGATATCGGACCGGTCAAATCCCCTTTACGAGCCGATCCATAACCAATTACAACTACTTCCTCCAACAATTCCGCATCCTCTTTCATTGTTATAGACACAGATGTCTTATTTTTTACAGATATTTCACTCTGAACATATCCGATATAGGAAACTATTAACGTTGCATCAGATGCAACGTTAAGGGAGAACCTCCCTTCCGCATCCGTTATCGTACCATTAGTTGTTCCCTTCTCCACCACATTGGCACCAATGACCGGCAGACCGGATTCATCGAGGATTACACCTGTAACAGTTTTCTGATTCTGTTGGGCACTGGCCAATGAGAGGTTGTCCGAAGCCTTGATCAACACCTGGCGATCAATAATCTGATACTTATAGCCGGTATTCCTCAACACCTGATCCAGTACATCTTCCAATGTAGCATTTTTAGCATTAACACTCGCAGTTTTATTGACATTCACACGATTATCGTTAAAAAAGAATGTAAACTCACTGCTTTTCTCAATTTCCCTAAGGATTTCAATAATACTGCTGTTCTGCTTGTTGATCGACACCTTGTAGCTCTGAGCATAAGTAGAAGCAGAGATACAACATGCAACTCCCAACGAAAATAAGGTTGTGATCTTCATGATACGTTTAGTTTTTCTAAATAACGGGATACAATAATCCCTGTCACTGTTTTTTTCCATAACTTTGTAATAGTTTTTAATGAATAATAAATGCAAGTCCTTGGCTTGGACTCCTATGACAAGCATTTTTGAAAACTCTCTGATAGGAAGGTGCTTGCCGGCATCTTCCTATTTTTGAAGGCTAACTCGTTTTTATACCATAAGCATTAGAATTAAGTTGTTTATAATAAGTTATTTTAAAGTCAATATATAATCACCATTCTTCTCCTCTTTATATTGCAATGGAGAAGAGGCTTTCATCATAAAGAGTATTCGATCCAGCGACTCATCCCTCACCTTAAAAGTGAACCGGTATTTATCAGCCAGATCTTTCTGGCACATCACTTTTCTGCCGTACCACTGTTCGAGGCGCGGGATGATCATGGAAAGTTTTTCGTTTTCGAAACTCAGCATCTTTTGTTTGCGCCAAGCGGTATATTTGTCGGCATCCACAATCTGTTTGGCGATCTTGCCGGTCTGCCGGTCCACCAAGATCTTTTCGTCGGGAGAGACGAAGTATTCTTTCATTTGGTTTGTTTCCTTATCCGCCACACTTACTTTGATCTTGCCATTCAGAAGAATCGCTTCCATCTTATTTTCCATGTCGTAGCTGAACAATTCGAACGCAGTCCCCAAAGCCTCCACACTCATATCCTCCGTATGAACAATAAAAGGTTTTTCGCGATTCTTCGCCACATCGAAAAAGGCTTGCCCGTCCAATCTTATCTCACGCGTCTTACCGGAAAAACTGGCAGGATAGGTTAAGCGGCTACCCGGTCCCATCTGCACTTTCGTTCCATCCGGTAAAGAGACAGATTCCATATTTTGGATACCGGAACTTACAACATACATCGGGACATTCGCCTTATCTTGAGATACGAAATAAGCAGTTCCAACTCCCCCCAATACCAATAAGATGGAGGCAACCATACTATATATCTTATAAAACACAACTTGCCGCTCTTCACCATGCCGCCAGACTTCCTTACAAATATTCCGCCAGATGGACGGCTCATCCGGGCAATCGCTTTCCACTGCATCAGGAGCATTATTCCATTGCCGCTCCATTTCTTTTGTCACCCGGCGAGAAGATTGCAAGGCTATGCGCTCTTCTTCGGTCAACGCATCCTTCATTAGTTTCTTTACTATATATTTTTTGTCTTTATATTCCATTTCAATTGCTTTACATATATAAATACACACAAGTT
Proteins encoded in this region:
- a CDS encoding FecR family protein gives rise to the protein MEYKDKKYIVKKLMKDALTEEERIALQSSRRVTKEMERQWNNAPDAVESDCPDEPSIWRNICKEVWRHGEERQVVFYKIYSMVASILLVLGGVGTAYFVSQDKANVPMYVVSSGIQNMESVSLPDGTKVQMGPGSRLTYPASFSGKTREIRLDGQAFFDVAKNREKPFIVHTEDMSVEALGTAFELFSYDMENKMEAILLNGKIKVSVADKETNQMKEYFVSPDEKILVDRQTGKIAKQIVDADKYTAWRKQKMLSFENEKLSMIIPRLEQWYGRKVMCQKDLADKYRFTFKVRDESLDRILFMMKASSPLQYKEEKNGDYILTLK